A region of Pseudopipra pipra isolate bDixPip1 chromosome 10, bDixPip1.hap1, whole genome shotgun sequence DNA encodes the following proteins:
- the EIF4G1 gene encoding eukaryotic translation initiation factor 4 gamma 1 isoform X3 — protein MNKAPQPTGGAPTAPHPAPSPGLPQPTFPPSQTAPVVFNPAPTSQMNTPSQPRQFPAGPRAIHQQGGFRSLQHFYQNRAQPPASASRVQSNTTARPGPPAHVYPAASQVMMIPSQISYTPSQGAYYIPGQGRSTYVVPTQQYPVQPGAPSFYPGASPTEFGTYAGAYYPAQGVQQFSPGVPTAQVIVSQQPPIPPKRERKTIRIRDPNQGGKDITEEIMSGARTSSTPTPPQAGSGLEPQANGETPHVAVIVRPDDRPKPALVVSKPVSLEPSKSASPSPPPPLIPEVEPVVLSAVTLVPMEPPVDTDTKAEQGEAPPDPQKTFSAITTVPGPAELPLVPAPNMDTVAVEEEEEEEEEVVIPLPEPTPQEPVPPEVPTVPVVPPMPAVPMVPAAPSPPPIVPQAPEAPAKPASPSPPPPREEPCPEPTAEANGVLEEVPEPVPEAPVCQPVPVPEPVPTPTLDSPIAQPEELPLPNGVEGTGKVEPSEEQPESDVSPISEPEEPAQPSPPASPQAEEEEEESEGPGEAQERSSSPAPAPSQTSEATARVAMSVPKKKRRMKELNKKEAVGDLLDAFKESQTGDSASEAENKPPTSTPASEAEDAAPARPQEESEETWEEKEDKLAPEKGKAAGQKYGYKEEQWKPLNPEEKKRYDREFLLGFQFIFASMQKPEGLPQITDVVLDKANKTPLRALDPIRLSGMNCSPDFTPSFANLGRPVMGNRGLPSGLGPRRSQQSQRKEPRKIIATVSLNEDVKLNKAEKAWKPSSKRASEEEDPENIKTQELLRRVRSILNKLTPQMFQQLMKQVMELSIDTEERLKGVIDLVFEKAISEPNFSVAYANMCRCLMGLKVPTTDKPTVTVNFRKLLLNRCQKEFEKDKDDDEIFEKRQKEMDDASAPEEKARMKDELEEARDKARRRSLGNIKFIGELFKLKMLTEAIMHDCVVKLLKNHDEESLECLCRLLTTIGKDLDFEKAKPRMDQYFNQMEKIIKEKKTSSRIRFMLQDVIDLRRNSWVPRRGDQGPKTIDQIHKEAEMEEHREHIKVQQLMSKDKRRGPPGPSSGGRSSLVADDGWNTVPISKGNRPIDTSRLTKITKPGSIDSNNQLFAPGGRLSWGKGSSGGSGAKPADSASDSGRPATSTLNRFSALQQSMPAESSESRRVVQRSSSSRDRSEKAGERGDRESRSEKGSDRLERPDRGERADRNRSTITKRSFSKETEDRSREREKQGGPEAVRKAASMTEERDRSRETIKQEPAPPATSTKPALSEEELEKKSKAIIEEYLHINDMKEALQCVQELGSPSSLYIFVQNGIESTLERSTISREHMGALLCQLVKAGTLSKEQYYKGLREILEIAEDMEIDIPHIWLYLAELITPILQEEGIPMEELFREITKPLVPIGKATTLLVEVLGLLCKGMSQKTAGKLWRDGGLSWKEFLPEDQDVNKFVTEQKLEYTMGDSSDTPSCKELTSEELCKQMDKLLKENPNNQRIHDWIEANLSEQQVSSNTFIRALMTSVCHSAIVFENPYRVDTMVIRNQAKLLQKYLRDEQKELQALYALQALVVKLDQPPNLLRMFFDALYDEDVIKEEAFYKWESSKDPAEQQGKGVALKSVTAFFTWLREAEDESDNN, from the exons ATGAACAAAGCTCCACAGCCCACAGGAGGAGCCCCAACAGCCCCACACCCTGCCCCTTCTCCCGGACTGCCGCAG ccgACGTTCCCACCTAGTCAGACGGCACCTGTGGTTTTTAACCCGGCACCGACCTCACAAATGAATACGCCTTCTCAGCCGCGCCAG tTTCCAGCAGGGCCTCGGGCTATTCACCAGCAG GGAGGATTCAGGTCTCTTCAG CATTTCTACCAGAACAGGGCGCAGCCTCCCGCCAGTGCGTCCCGCGTGCAGAGTAACACAACGGCTCGGCCCGGCCCTCCTGCCCATGTGTATCCGGCTGCTTCCCAGGTGATGATGATACCCTCCCAGATATCCTACACACCTTCCCAAGGAGCCTATTACATTCCCGGACAG GGTCGCTCCACATACGTTGTCCCGACCCAACAGTACCCGGTCCAACCTGGCGCCCCTAGTTTTTACCCTGGAGCCAGCCCCACAGAGTTCGGGACTTACG cgGGTGCGTATTATCCGGCGCAGGGGGTGCAGCAGTTCTCGCCGGGGGTCCCCACTGCCCAGGTCATTGTGAGCCAGCAGCCACCGATCCCCCCAAAACGAGAGCGCAAGACG ATCCGGATACGAGACCCCAACCAAGGTGGCAAAGACATTACTGAAGAAATTATGTCTGGAGCAAGGACCTCATCCACCCCCACCCCTCCACAG GCTGGAAGCGGTTTAGAGCCCCAGGCCAACGGAGAGACCCCCCATGTAGCAGTTATTGTCCGGCCCG ATGACCGCCCGAAGCCCGCGCTGGTGGTGAGCAAGCCCGTCTCCCTGGAGCCCAGCAAGTCGGCCTCCCCGTcgcctccccctcccctcattCCCGAGGTGGAGCCCGTGGTGCTCTCGGCTGTGACGCTGGTGCCAATGGAGCCTCCCGTGGACACGGACACAAAAGCGGAGCAGGGCGAGGCGCCACCTGACCCGCAAAAGACGTTTAGCGCCATCACTACAGTGCCAGGGCCTGCGGAGCTGCCCCTCGTGCCCGCGCCCAACATGGACACGGTggctgtggaggaggaggaggaggaggaagaggaggttgTTATTCCCCTCCCGGAGCCCACCCCGCAGGAGCCTGTGCCCCCTGAGGTGCCGACGGTGCCCGTTGTTCCCCCCATGCCAGCCGTGCCCATGGTGCCGGCCGCGCCGTCGCCGCCGCCCATTGTACCACAGGCCCCCGAAGCACCCGCCAAACCCgcgtcccccagccccccaccGCCCCGGGAAGagccctgccctgagcccaCTGCTGAGGCCAACGGGGTCTTGGAGGAGGTGCCCGAGCCGGTCCCTGAGGCACCTGTGTGCCAGCCGGTGCCAGTCCCTGAGCCGGTGCCCACGCCCACCCTGGACTCCCCCATCGCCCAGCCCGAAGAGCTGCCCCTGCCCAATGGGGTGGAGGGCACTGGCAAAGTGGAGCCGAGTGAGGAGCAGCCTGAGTCGGATGTCAGCCCCATCTCAGAACCTGAGGAGccggcccagcccagcccccctgcctccccccaggcagaggaagaggaggaagagagtgAAGGCCCTGGTGAGGCCCAGGAGCGAAGCTCGAGTCCGGCTCCTGCCCCTTCGCAGACCTCGGAGGCGACTGCTCGAG TCGCCATGTCGGTGCCAAAGAAGAAGCGAAGGATGAAGGAGCTGAACAAGAAGGAGGCAGTAGGTGATCTGCTGGATGCCTTTAAAGAG TCTCAGACTGGTGACAGTGCCTCGGAGGCGGAGAACAAGCCCCCCACGTCCACCCCTGCCAGTGAAGCAGAGGATGCGGCTCCTGCCCGTCCACAGGAAGAGTCAGAGGAGAcgtgggaggagaaggaggacaaGCTGGCCCCGGAGAAGGGCAAGGCTGCCGGCCAGAAGTACGGCTACAAGGAAG AGCAATGGAAGCCACTGAACCCTGAGGAGAAGAAGCGATATGACCGAGAGTTCCTGCTGGGCTTCCAGTTCATCTTTGCCAGCATGCAGAAACCTGAGGGGCTGCCCCAGATCACAGATGTGGTGCTGGACAAG GCCAACAAGACCCCACTACGGGCACTCGACCCCATCCGGCTCAGTGGCATGAACTGCAGCCCTGACTTCACCCCCTCCTTCGCCAACCTTGGCCGGCCTGTCATGGGCAACCGGGGCCTG CCCTCAGGGTTGGGTCCTCGCcgctcccagcagagccagaggaAGGAACCCCGCAAAATCATTGCTACTGTGTCTCTCAATGAGGATGTCAAGCTGAACAAGGCTGAAAAGGCCTGGAAACCCAGCAGCAAACGTGCTTCCGAGGAGGAGGATCCTGAGAACATCAAGACgcag GAACTGCTCCGTCGTGTCCGCAGCATCCTCAACAAGCTGACACCCCAGATGTTCCAGCAGCTGATGAAGCAGGTGATGGAGTTGTCCATCGACACGGAGGAGCGGCTCAAGGGTGTCATCGACCTCGTCTTCGAGAAAGCCATCTCGGAGCCAAACTTCTCTGTTGCCTATGCTAATATGTGCCGTTGCCTTATGGGG CTTAAAGTGCCCACAACAGACAAGCCCACAGTGACTGTGAACTTCCGCAAGCTGCTGCTCAACCGCTGCCAGAAGGAGTTTGAGAAGGACAAGGACGACGATGAGATCTTTGAGAAGCGGCAGAAAGAGATGGACGATGCCAGTGCT CCCGAGGAGAAGGCCCGCATGAAGGATGAGCTGGAGGAGGCGCGGGACAAGGCCCGACGACGATCCCTGGGCAACATCAAGTTCATTGGAGAGCTCTTCAAACTGAAGATGTTGACGGAGGCCATCATGCATGACTGCGTAGTGAAGCTGCTCAAAAACCATGATGAGGAGTCTCTAGAGTGCCTTTGCCGCCTGCTTACGACCATTGGCAAGGACTTGGACTTTGAGAAAGCCAAG CCCAGGATGGACCAGTACTTCAATCAGATGGAGAAGAtcatcaaagagaaaaagacatCATCCCGAATCCGTTTCATGCTGCAGGATGTCATTGACCTCAGACGG AATAGCTGGGTGCCTCGGCGAGGAGACCAGGGCCCCAAAACCATCGATCAGATCCACAAAGAAGCAGAGATGGAGGAGCATCGGGAACACATCAAAGTGCAGCAGCTCATGTCGAAGGACAAGAGGAGAGGACCCCCTGGGCCATCCTCTGGTG GGCGCAGTAGCTTGGTCGCAGACGATGGCTGGAACACGGTGCCCATCAGCAAGGGCAACCGGCCCATCGACACCAGCCGGCTAACAAAGATCACCAAG cctggATCCATTGACTCCAACAACCAGCTCTTTGCACCGGGTGGGCGGCTGAGCTGGGGCAAAGGCAGCAGCGGAGGGTCTGGCGCAAAGCCCGCAGATTCAG CATCTGATTCAGGGCGACCAGCCACGAGCACCTTGAACCGCTTCTCAGCGCTCCAGCAGTCGATGCCTGCCGAGAGCTCGGAGTCCCGCCGTGTGGTGCAGAG gagcagctccagccgtGACAGGTCAGAGaaggctggggagagaggggacCGGGAGTCACGTTCGGAGAAGGGCAGCGACCGTCTGGAGCGTCCCGACCGGGGAGAGCGGGCAGACAGGAACAGGTCTACCATCACCAAGAGGAGCTTCAGCAAAGAGACGGAGGACAGAAGCCGAGAACGGGAGAAGCAGGGCGGCCCTGAGGCTGTGCGCAAGGCTGCCAGCATGACGGAGGAACGGGACCGAAGCCGAGAGACCA TTAAGCAAGAGCCAGCACCTCCTGCAACATCCACCAAGCCTGCGCTGTCGgaagaggagctggagaagaaatCCAAGGCGATCATAGAGGAATACCTGCACATTAATGACATGAAG gaggctctgcagtgtgtgcaggagctgggcagcccCTCCTCGCTCTACATCTTTGTGCAGAATGGCATTGAGTCGACACTGGAGAGGAGCACCATCTCCCGTGAGCACATGGGGGCCTTGCTGTGCCAGCTGGTGAAGGCAGGCACGCTCTCCAAGGAGCAGTACTACAAAGG gctgCGGGAGATCTTGGAGATTGCAGAGGACATGGAGATTGACATCCCGCACATCTGGCTGTACCTGGCTGAGCTCATCACCCCCATCCTACAAGAGGAAGGCATCCCTATGGAGGAGTTGTTCAG GGAAATCACAAAGCCCCTGGTGCCCATTGGGAAGGCCACCACGCTGCTTGTTGAGGTGCTGGGCTTGTTGTGCAAGGGCATG AGCCAGAAGACAGCAGGCAAGCTGTGGCGGGATGGGggcctgagctggaaggaattCCTGCCTGAGGACCAGGATGTCAACAAATTTGTCACAGAGCAG AAATTGGAGTACACGATGGGGGACAGCTCGGACACACCGAGCTGCAAGGAGCTGACCTCAGAGGAGCTGTGCAAGCAAATGGACAAACTGCTGAAGGAGAACCCGAACAACCAAAGAATACACGACTGGATTGAG GCCAACCTGAGCGAGCAGCAGGTCTCGTCCAACACGTTTATCAGGGCCCTGATGACGTCTGTGTGCCACTCGGCCATTGTCT TCGAGAACCCATACCGCGTAGACACCATGGTCATCCGCAACCAAGCCAAGCTGCTGCAGAAGTACCTACGGGATGAACAGAAGGAGCTCCAGGCGCTCTACGCCCTGCAAGCCTTGGTGGTGAAGTTGGACCAGCCTCCCA ACCTGCTGCGGATGTTCTTTGATGCCCTCTACGATGAGGACGTCATCAAGGAGGAGGCTTTCTACAAGTGGGAGTCCAGCAAGgacccagcagagcagcagggcaaAGGGGTAGCTCTCAAATCGGTGACAGCCTTTTTCACCTGGCTCCGTGAAGCCGAGGATGAGTCGGACAACAACTGA
- the EIF4G1 gene encoding eukaryotic translation initiation factor 4 gamma 1 isoform X8, producing the protein MNTPSQPRQGGFRSLQHFYQNRAQPPASASRVQSNTTARPGPPAHVYPAASQVMMIPSQISYTPSQGAYYIPGQGRSTYVVPTQQYPVQPGAPSFYPGASPTEFGTYAGAYYPAQGVQQFSPGVPTAQVIVSQQPPIPPKRERKTIRIRDPNQGGKDITEEIMSGARTSSTPTPPQAGSGLEPQANGETPHVAVIVRPDDRPKPALVVSKPVSLEPSKSASPSPPPPLIPEVEPVVLSAVTLVPMEPPVDTDTKAEQGEAPPDPQKTFSAITTVPGPAELPLVPAPNMDTVAVEEEEEEEEEVVIPLPEPTPQEPVPPEVPTVPVVPPMPAVPMVPAAPSPPPIVPQAPEAPAKPASPSPPPPREEPCPEPTAEANGVLEEVPEPVPEAPVCQPVPVPEPVPTPTLDSPIAQPEELPLPNGVEGTGKVEPSEEQPESDVSPISEPEEPAQPSPPASPQAEEEEEESEGPGEAQERSSSPAPAPSQTSEATARVAMSVPKKKRRMKELNKKEAVGDLLDAFKESQTGDSASEAENKPPTSTPASEAEDAAPARPQEESEETWEEKEDKLAPEKGKAAGQKYGYKEEQWKPLNPEEKKRYDREFLLGFQFIFASMQKPEGLPQITDVVLDKPCVPSQANKTPLRALDPIRLSGMNCSPDFTPSFANLGRPVMGNRGLPSGLGPRRSQQSQRKEPRKIIATVSLNEDVKLNKAEKAWKPSSKRASEEEDPENIKTQELLRRVRSILNKLTPQMFQQLMKQVMELSIDTEERLKGVIDLVFEKAISEPNFSVAYANMCRCLMGLKVPTTDKPTVTVNFRKLLLNRCQKEFEKDKDDDEIFEKRQKEMDDASAPEEKARMKDELEEARDKARRRSLGNIKFIGELFKLKMLTEAIMHDCVVKLLKNHDEESLECLCRLLTTIGKDLDFEKAKPRMDQYFNQMEKIIKEKKTSSRIRFMLQDVIDLRRNSWVPRRGDQGPKTIDQIHKEAEMEEHREHIKVQQLMSKDKRRGPPGPSSGGRSSLVADDGWNTVPISKGNRPIDTSRLTKITKPGSIDSNNQLFAPGGRLSWGKGSSGGSGAKPADSASDSGRPATSTLNRFSALQQSMPAESSESRRVVQRSSSSRDRSEKAGERGDRESRSEKGSDRLERPDRGERADRNRSTITKRSFSKETEDRSREREKQGGPEAVRKAASMTEERDRSRETIKQEPAPPATSTKPALSEEELEKKSKAIIEEYLHINDMKEALQCVQELGSPSSLYIFVQNGIESTLERSTISREHMGALLCQLVKAGTLSKEQYYKGLREILEIAEDMEIDIPHIWLYLAELITPILQEEGIPMEELFREITKPLVPIGKATTLLVEVLGLLCKGMSQKTAGKLWRDGGLSWKEFLPEDQDVNKFVTEQKLEYTMGDSSDTPSCKELTSEELCKQMDKLLKENPNNQRIHDWIEANLSEQQVSSNTFIRALMTSVCHSAIVFENPYRVDTMVIRNQAKLLQKYLRDEQKELQALYALQALVVKLDQPPNLLRMFFDALYDEDVIKEEAFYKWESSKDPAEQQGKGVALKSVTAFFTWLREAEDESDNN; encoded by the exons ATGAATACGCCTTCTCAGCCGCGCCAG GGAGGATTCAGGTCTCTTCAG CATTTCTACCAGAACAGGGCGCAGCCTCCCGCCAGTGCGTCCCGCGTGCAGAGTAACACAACGGCTCGGCCCGGCCCTCCTGCCCATGTGTATCCGGCTGCTTCCCAGGTGATGATGATACCCTCCCAGATATCCTACACACCTTCCCAAGGAGCCTATTACATTCCCGGACAG GGTCGCTCCACATACGTTGTCCCGACCCAACAGTACCCGGTCCAACCTGGCGCCCCTAGTTTTTACCCTGGAGCCAGCCCCACAGAGTTCGGGACTTACG cgGGTGCGTATTATCCGGCGCAGGGGGTGCAGCAGTTCTCGCCGGGGGTCCCCACTGCCCAGGTCATTGTGAGCCAGCAGCCACCGATCCCCCCAAAACGAGAGCGCAAGACG ATCCGGATACGAGACCCCAACCAAGGTGGCAAAGACATTACTGAAGAAATTATGTCTGGAGCAAGGACCTCATCCACCCCCACCCCTCCACAG GCTGGAAGCGGTTTAGAGCCCCAGGCCAACGGAGAGACCCCCCATGTAGCAGTTATTGTCCGGCCCG ATGACCGCCCGAAGCCCGCGCTGGTGGTGAGCAAGCCCGTCTCCCTGGAGCCCAGCAAGTCGGCCTCCCCGTcgcctccccctcccctcattCCCGAGGTGGAGCCCGTGGTGCTCTCGGCTGTGACGCTGGTGCCAATGGAGCCTCCCGTGGACACGGACACAAAAGCGGAGCAGGGCGAGGCGCCACCTGACCCGCAAAAGACGTTTAGCGCCATCACTACAGTGCCAGGGCCTGCGGAGCTGCCCCTCGTGCCCGCGCCCAACATGGACACGGTggctgtggaggaggaggaggaggaggaagaggaggttgTTATTCCCCTCCCGGAGCCCACCCCGCAGGAGCCTGTGCCCCCTGAGGTGCCGACGGTGCCCGTTGTTCCCCCCATGCCAGCCGTGCCCATGGTGCCGGCCGCGCCGTCGCCGCCGCCCATTGTACCACAGGCCCCCGAAGCACCCGCCAAACCCgcgtcccccagccccccaccGCCCCGGGAAGagccctgccctgagcccaCTGCTGAGGCCAACGGGGTCTTGGAGGAGGTGCCCGAGCCGGTCCCTGAGGCACCTGTGTGCCAGCCGGTGCCAGTCCCTGAGCCGGTGCCCACGCCCACCCTGGACTCCCCCATCGCCCAGCCCGAAGAGCTGCCCCTGCCCAATGGGGTGGAGGGCACTGGCAAAGTGGAGCCGAGTGAGGAGCAGCCTGAGTCGGATGTCAGCCCCATCTCAGAACCTGAGGAGccggcccagcccagcccccctgcctccccccaggcagaggaagaggaggaagagagtgAAGGCCCTGGTGAGGCCCAGGAGCGAAGCTCGAGTCCGGCTCCTGCCCCTTCGCAGACCTCGGAGGCGACTGCTCGAG TCGCCATGTCGGTGCCAAAGAAGAAGCGAAGGATGAAGGAGCTGAACAAGAAGGAGGCAGTAGGTGATCTGCTGGATGCCTTTAAAGAG TCTCAGACTGGTGACAGTGCCTCGGAGGCGGAGAACAAGCCCCCCACGTCCACCCCTGCCAGTGAAGCAGAGGATGCGGCTCCTGCCCGTCCACAGGAAGAGTCAGAGGAGAcgtgggaggagaaggaggacaaGCTGGCCCCGGAGAAGGGCAAGGCTGCCGGCCAGAAGTACGGCTACAAGGAAG AGCAATGGAAGCCACTGAACCCTGAGGAGAAGAAGCGATATGACCGAGAGTTCCTGCTGGGCTTCCAGTTCATCTTTGCCAGCATGCAGAAACCTGAGGGGCTGCCCCAGATCACAGATGTGGTGCTGGACAAG CCGTGTGTACCTTCGCAGGCCAACAAGACCCCACTACGGGCACTCGACCCCATCCGGCTCAGTGGCATGAACTGCAGCCCTGACTTCACCCCCTCCTTCGCCAACCTTGGCCGGCCTGTCATGGGCAACCGGGGCCTG CCCTCAGGGTTGGGTCCTCGCcgctcccagcagagccagaggaAGGAACCCCGCAAAATCATTGCTACTGTGTCTCTCAATGAGGATGTCAAGCTGAACAAGGCTGAAAAGGCCTGGAAACCCAGCAGCAAACGTGCTTCCGAGGAGGAGGATCCTGAGAACATCAAGACgcag GAACTGCTCCGTCGTGTCCGCAGCATCCTCAACAAGCTGACACCCCAGATGTTCCAGCAGCTGATGAAGCAGGTGATGGAGTTGTCCATCGACACGGAGGAGCGGCTCAAGGGTGTCATCGACCTCGTCTTCGAGAAAGCCATCTCGGAGCCAAACTTCTCTGTTGCCTATGCTAATATGTGCCGTTGCCTTATGGGG CTTAAAGTGCCCACAACAGACAAGCCCACAGTGACTGTGAACTTCCGCAAGCTGCTGCTCAACCGCTGCCAGAAGGAGTTTGAGAAGGACAAGGACGACGATGAGATCTTTGAGAAGCGGCAGAAAGAGATGGACGATGCCAGTGCT CCCGAGGAGAAGGCCCGCATGAAGGATGAGCTGGAGGAGGCGCGGGACAAGGCCCGACGACGATCCCTGGGCAACATCAAGTTCATTGGAGAGCTCTTCAAACTGAAGATGTTGACGGAGGCCATCATGCATGACTGCGTAGTGAAGCTGCTCAAAAACCATGATGAGGAGTCTCTAGAGTGCCTTTGCCGCCTGCTTACGACCATTGGCAAGGACTTGGACTTTGAGAAAGCCAAG CCCAGGATGGACCAGTACTTCAATCAGATGGAGAAGAtcatcaaagagaaaaagacatCATCCCGAATCCGTTTCATGCTGCAGGATGTCATTGACCTCAGACGG AATAGCTGGGTGCCTCGGCGAGGAGACCAGGGCCCCAAAACCATCGATCAGATCCACAAAGAAGCAGAGATGGAGGAGCATCGGGAACACATCAAAGTGCAGCAGCTCATGTCGAAGGACAAGAGGAGAGGACCCCCTGGGCCATCCTCTGGTG GGCGCAGTAGCTTGGTCGCAGACGATGGCTGGAACACGGTGCCCATCAGCAAGGGCAACCGGCCCATCGACACCAGCCGGCTAACAAAGATCACCAAG cctggATCCATTGACTCCAACAACCAGCTCTTTGCACCGGGTGGGCGGCTGAGCTGGGGCAAAGGCAGCAGCGGAGGGTCTGGCGCAAAGCCCGCAGATTCAG CATCTGATTCAGGGCGACCAGCCACGAGCACCTTGAACCGCTTCTCAGCGCTCCAGCAGTCGATGCCTGCCGAGAGCTCGGAGTCCCGCCGTGTGGTGCAGAG gagcagctccagccgtGACAGGTCAGAGaaggctggggagagaggggacCGGGAGTCACGTTCGGAGAAGGGCAGCGACCGTCTGGAGCGTCCCGACCGGGGAGAGCGGGCAGACAGGAACAGGTCTACCATCACCAAGAGGAGCTTCAGCAAAGAGACGGAGGACAGAAGCCGAGAACGGGAGAAGCAGGGCGGCCCTGAGGCTGTGCGCAAGGCTGCCAGCATGACGGAGGAACGGGACCGAAGCCGAGAGACCA TTAAGCAAGAGCCAGCACCTCCTGCAACATCCACCAAGCCTGCGCTGTCGgaagaggagctggagaagaaatCCAAGGCGATCATAGAGGAATACCTGCACATTAATGACATGAAG gaggctctgcagtgtgtgcaggagctgggcagcccCTCCTCGCTCTACATCTTTGTGCAGAATGGCATTGAGTCGACACTGGAGAGGAGCACCATCTCCCGTGAGCACATGGGGGCCTTGCTGTGCCAGCTGGTGAAGGCAGGCACGCTCTCCAAGGAGCAGTACTACAAAGG gctgCGGGAGATCTTGGAGATTGCAGAGGACATGGAGATTGACATCCCGCACATCTGGCTGTACCTGGCTGAGCTCATCACCCCCATCCTACAAGAGGAAGGCATCCCTATGGAGGAGTTGTTCAG GGAAATCACAAAGCCCCTGGTGCCCATTGGGAAGGCCACCACGCTGCTTGTTGAGGTGCTGGGCTTGTTGTGCAAGGGCATG AGCCAGAAGACAGCAGGCAAGCTGTGGCGGGATGGGggcctgagctggaaggaattCCTGCCTGAGGACCAGGATGTCAACAAATTTGTCACAGAGCAG AAATTGGAGTACACGATGGGGGACAGCTCGGACACACCGAGCTGCAAGGAGCTGACCTCAGAGGAGCTGTGCAAGCAAATGGACAAACTGCTGAAGGAGAACCCGAACAACCAAAGAATACACGACTGGATTGAG GCCAACCTGAGCGAGCAGCAGGTCTCGTCCAACACGTTTATCAGGGCCCTGATGACGTCTGTGTGCCACTCGGCCATTGTCT TCGAGAACCCATACCGCGTAGACACCATGGTCATCCGCAACCAAGCCAAGCTGCTGCAGAAGTACCTACGGGATGAACAGAAGGAGCTCCAGGCGCTCTACGCCCTGCAAGCCTTGGTGGTGAAGTTGGACCAGCCTCCCA ACCTGCTGCGGATGTTCTTTGATGCCCTCTACGATGAGGACGTCATCAAGGAGGAGGCTTTCTACAAGTGGGAGTCCAGCAAGgacccagcagagcagcagggcaaAGGGGTAGCTCTCAAATCGGTGACAGCCTTTTTCACCTGGCTCCGTGAAGCCGAGGATGAGTCGGACAACAACTGA